In a single window of the Pseudomonas sp. B21-015 genome:
- a CDS encoding pirin family protein produces the protein MKNIIGIYTSPRAHWVGDGFPVRTLFSYDNLGKHISPFLLLDHAGPAEFTPTTERRGVGQHPHRGFETVTIVYRGELEHRDSTGSGGKIGPGDVQWMTAASGILHEEFHSEGFAKTGGTLEMVQLWVNLPARDKMAAPGYQTIVDGDIPSLPLKNNAGSLRLIAGEFDGHRGPARTFTPIDVWDVRLNAGKLLTLDLHEGRNTALVVLRGTVQVNQKERVREGQLALFERDGDQLSLEASYDAVVLLLSGEPIDEPIVGHGPFVMNSEQEIHQAFADFQSGRFGRMSG, from the coding sequence ATGAAAAACATCATCGGTATCTACACCAGCCCACGAGCCCATTGGGTCGGCGACGGTTTTCCGGTTCGCACGCTGTTTTCCTACGACAACCTGGGCAAACACATCAGCCCGTTCCTGCTGCTGGATCACGCCGGTCCCGCCGAATTCACCCCCACCACCGAGCGTCGTGGCGTCGGCCAGCACCCGCATCGCGGTTTCGAAACGGTGACCATCGTCTACAGGGGCGAGCTGGAGCACCGCGACTCCACCGGCAGCGGCGGCAAGATCGGCCCCGGCGACGTGCAATGGATGACCGCGGCCTCGGGGATTCTCCATGAAGAATTCCACTCCGAAGGTTTCGCCAAAACCGGCGGCACGCTGGAAATGGTTCAACTGTGGGTCAACCTGCCGGCCAGGGACAAGATGGCCGCCCCCGGTTACCAGACGATTGTCGACGGTGACATCCCGAGCCTCCCGCTCAAGAACAACGCTGGCAGCCTGCGTTTGATTGCCGGTGAGTTCGACGGCCATCGCGGCCCGGCGCGGACCTTCACGCCGATCGACGTGTGGGATGTTCGCTTGAACGCCGGCAAGTTGCTGACCCTGGATCTGCACGAAGGGCGCAACACGGCACTGGTGGTGCTGCGTGGCACGGTTCAGGTCAACCAAAAGGAACGGGTGCGTGAAGGGCAGTTGGCACTGTTCGAGCGCGACGGCGATCAGCTCAGCCTGGAAGCCAGTTACGACGCCGTGGTGTTGCTGCTCAGCGGCGAGCCGATCGACGAACCCATCGTCGGCCACGGCCCGTTCGTGATGAACAGCGAGCAGGAGATTCATCAGGCCTTCGCCGACTTCCAGTCCGGTCGGTTCGGCCGGATGAGCGGCTGA
- the ycaC gene encoding isochorismate family cysteine hydrolase YcaC, giving the protein MTTSYKRLDKDNAAVLLVDHQAGLLSLVRDIDPDRFKNNVLALADLAKYFKLPTILTTSFETGPNGPLMPELKALFPDAPYIARPGQINAWDNEDFVKAIKATGKKQLIIAGVVTEVCVAFPALSALAEGFEVFVVTDASGTFNELTRQSAWDRMSSAGAQLMTWFGLACELHRDWRNDVEGLATLFSNHIPDYRNLMTSYNTLTNSK; this is encoded by the coding sequence ATGACTACTTCCTACAAACGTCTCGACAAGGATAACGCCGCCGTTCTGCTGGTCGATCACCAGGCGGGTCTGCTTTCTCTGGTGCGCGACATCGATCCGGACCGTTTCAAGAACAACGTGCTGGCCCTGGCCGACCTGGCCAAATACTTCAAGCTGCCAACAATTCTGACCACCAGTTTCGAAACCGGTCCTAACGGCCCGCTGATGCCGGAACTCAAGGCGTTGTTCCCGGATGCGCCGTACATCGCTCGCCCTGGTCAGATCAATGCCTGGGACAACGAAGACTTCGTCAAGGCGATCAAGGCCACCGGCAAGAAACAGCTGATCATCGCCGGTGTGGTGACTGAGGTGTGCGTGGCGTTCCCGGCGCTGTCGGCCCTGGCCGAAGGCTTTGAAGTGTTCGTGGTGACCGACGCCTCCGGAACGTTCAACGAACTGACCCGTCAATCGGCGTGGGACCGCATGTCGTCGGCCGGCGCCCAGTTGATGACCTGGTTCGGCCTGGCCTGTGAACTGCATCGCGACTGGCGCAACGACGTGGAAGGTCTGGCGACCCTGTTCTCCAACCACATCCCGGACTACCGCAACCTGATGACCAGCTACAACACCCTGACTAACAGCAAGTAA
- a CDS encoding mechanosensitive ion channel domain-containing protein — MLSLLTEHPLISALILILIDLGLWRLIAASGSNWKLAVRVVIFALFSMLLFNEGMNPMETAPWVDNVPLHLAATGLQIGWWLFGARTLTVLIGAVMMQRVGHTGRLLQDLLGAVIFLIAIIAALAYVLDLPVKGVLATSGALAIIVGLALQSTLSDVFSGIVLNTTKPYQLDDWISIDGTEGRVIDIDWRATRLQTAQGSMAVIPNSLAAKAKLINFSRPSDIFGVSISLQLSPHARPQTVIDALERAMQGCRYLLNKPAPCVALKGSSATGVEYEISGFVVSMDQKRMVRNLLFDLAFRHLQASGVSLLSNVEPNAPANLSRPRALLDASNIFSTLRQEEKETFSQNMTLQTFRPGEMILPAGEVSDHLFIIESGVVSVELSRGGVKFETGRMGPGEVIGEGGILSDTAMPADFSAKTVCTLYRIEREYLQPCLDARHDIGEAMKALLDFRLNKAQTLIQETPKVVEKKGFLQWLRQRSG, encoded by the coding sequence ATGCTGTCACTGCTCACCGAACACCCATTGATCAGCGCATTGATTCTGATCCTGATCGATCTGGGATTGTGGCGTTTGATCGCGGCCAGCGGCAGCAACTGGAAACTGGCGGTGCGGGTGGTGATTTTCGCGCTGTTCAGCATGCTGCTGTTCAACGAAGGCATGAACCCCATGGAGACGGCGCCCTGGGTCGACAACGTCCCGCTGCATCTGGCGGCCACCGGTTTGCAGATTGGCTGGTGGCTGTTTGGCGCGCGCACTCTGACGGTGCTGATCGGTGCGGTGATGATGCAACGGGTCGGGCACACCGGGCGCTTGCTGCAGGATTTGCTTGGCGCGGTGATCTTCCTGATCGCGATTATCGCCGCCCTCGCGTATGTACTCGATCTGCCGGTCAAGGGCGTGCTGGCAACGTCCGGCGCGTTGGCAATCATCGTCGGCCTGGCCTTGCAAAGTACCCTCAGCGACGTGTTTTCCGGGATCGTCCTCAACACCACCAAACCCTATCAACTCGATGACTGGATCTCCATCGACGGCACCGAAGGCCGGGTCATCGACATCGACTGGCGCGCGACGCGCCTGCAAACGGCCCAGGGCAGCATGGCGGTGATCCCCAACTCCCTGGCCGCCAAGGCCAAGCTCATCAACTTCAGCCGGCCCAGTGACATTTTCGGCGTCTCCATCAGCTTGCAACTGAGCCCGCACGCACGTCCGCAAACGGTGATCGACGCGCTGGAACGGGCGATGCAAGGATGCCGCTATCTATTGAATAAACCGGCGCCGTGCGTAGCGTTGAAAGGCTCCAGCGCCACGGGCGTGGAATACGAAATCAGTGGTTTCGTCGTCTCGATGGACCAGAAACGCATGGTCCGCAATCTGCTGTTCGACCTGGCGTTCCGGCACTTGCAGGCCAGCGGTGTCAGCCTGTTGTCGAACGTCGAACCGAATGCACCTGCCAACCTGTCGCGGCCACGGGCATTGCTGGACGCCTCGAACATTTTCTCGACCCTGCGTCAGGAAGAGAAAGAAACCTTCAGCCAGAACATGACACTGCAAACTTTCCGCCCCGGTGAAATGATCCTGCCGGCGGGGGAGGTCAGCGATCATTTGTTCATCATCGAATCAGGCGTTGTGTCGGTGGAGCTGAGTCGTGGCGGGGTCAAGTTCGAAACCGGGCGCATGGGGCCGGGAGAGGTGATCGGCGAGGGAGGGATTTTGTCCGATACGGCGATGCCGGCGGACTTTAGCGCCAAGACGGTCTGCACGTTGTACCGGATCGAGAGGGAATACCTCCAACCATGCCTGGATGCGCGGCATGACATCGGCGAAGCGATGAAGGCGTTGCTGGATTTCCGCTTGAACAAGGCTCAGACGCTGATTCAGGAAACACCCAAGGTGGTGGAGAAGAAGGGGTTTTTGCAGTGGTTGCGCCAGCGTAGCGGCTGA
- a CDS encoding RHS repeat protein has protein sequence MEHVIRIEQELDSFPHTLSLYREQLKHWFNRAADKASHVADLPSLMGMERIIRFGGSSTVVSSGDDKFISTVVQCPKGGKLEIESKFESVYDIPVGNIQVDVIAQESGESTPVTLDKNGKGLFRGEEGKFYRIHVHNEVTPQQVEDLFASYDGLTKELDSWLHDEWRTFKPKWSQSSSVAVGNGMLAGSWAAIEGVWDGISLLSDILKDPARFAERLGESVAELERLAKTAPDVMEKAQLLASDEAALCLLVRCASLWLDMLPPSEIAGKTAEAVSMVVVQLLIDILIGIVLTFAGAGAGIAYLTMRLADRAAQLLSAVLRLVKAIFTIINNFISYVDRYKKVAARGIAAGMKKGRMQLSWSARRNASLKKDEHHDDSPDQAKNPNGDSATCAPSTCKNGCPVSMVTGEELLTLTDGSLDGILPFDFTRLYRTSAAEIDCGLGFGWSHSLAHRLEIDGDQVIWIDHENRRTTFPIPSAERPAIHNSLSRAAIYLGAAPEELILAQAGEDARFYHFHHGRLTAISDAYDNRLRLTRDRQERIQRLDNGAGRALLLRYDRAHLIAVDYQVFVPAQTLAEAWHTEQTLVSYRYDECDQLIEASNAAGESERYDYDDQHVILQRQLAGGASFFWEWERSGKSARCVRHWASFSQMDTRYVWDDEGSVTVQNIDGSEEVYVHDDRARLVRKVELDGGEHLKAYDDQGRLLAEQDPLGAVTEYRYDEVGRLVALIPPEDEPTAYEYRNGFLHARYRGNAMWKYQRNAQGDVTEATDPDGQVTHYHYDAQGRLLSIRYPDTSRHVFVWNALGQLLEETLPDGGQRKFSYDALGRQTTRQDEHGAVTQYQWDAVSRLVQTTLPTGATRAFSYNAYGKITAERDELGRVTRYEYADDLHLVSRRINPDGTQLRYRYDNAQLLLTEIENESGETYRLDYTPNGLIRQETGFDGRRTAYVYDLNGHLLEKTEFGDDGSQRVTGYQRDSAGRLLTKTLPDGIQVDYRYDSLGRLTSVDDGHDHPLEFEYDQQDRLITEHQGWGTLRYGYDACGQLNRLRLPDGSKLDYHHAKGGALTAIDLNGTRLTTHQFAFGREQQRQQGQLTSQYHYDEQGRLQAHAINQQSSPLYMRHYGYAVNGNLATIADSRHGQRSYYYDALNRLTRVRHTRDDPPETFAHDPAGNLLMQDRPGAAKVLGNRLLMQGDRHYDYDAFGNLIRERRGTAQKLVTEYRYDCQHRLIGVTTPDGRCSSYRYDAFGRRIAKTVDGKTTEFFWQGDNLVAESSHEHYRSYVYEPGSFRPLAMLDGKGPRKACPFYYQLDHLGTPQELTDYGGEIVWSAKYNAYGKVTHLAFGGGEQLDQPLRFQGQYFDVESGLHYNRHRYYDPEVGRYLTPDPVKLAGGLNQYQYTPNPTGWVDPLGLSGNCPPPNKPECSAPDDVGKAKVDEGEPELPKPSVEEIAKKEINRLNDSQGMHMVGKHGPEVPDTPFKQRAIDGTNPITGQPHRRRRGNPSSRFHSYTLMHKAYILATTRTENGLPRFTGKDSEENDIVRMRLPGAGEGYFPNPQSRENPELIRLDGFEMKFDSDGIPFTLFPIK, from the coding sequence ATGGAGCACGTTATCCGCATCGAGCAGGAACTCGACAGCTTCCCGCACACCCTTTCGCTCTATCGCGAACAGCTCAAGCATTGGTTCAACCGAGCCGCCGACAAGGCCAGCCACGTGGCGGATCTGCCTTCGCTGATGGGCATGGAGCGGATCATCCGGTTCGGAGGCTCTAGCACCGTTGTCAGCAGCGGTGACGACAAGTTTATCTCCACCGTCGTGCAGTGCCCGAAAGGCGGAAAGCTCGAAATCGAGAGCAAGTTCGAATCGGTTTATGACATTCCCGTGGGGAATATTCAGGTCGATGTGATTGCGCAGGAGAGCGGGGAGTCGACGCCGGTCACACTCGATAAAAACGGCAAGGGATTGTTCCGAGGGGAAGAGGGCAAGTTCTACCGCATTCACGTCCACAACGAAGTGACGCCGCAGCAAGTTGAAGATCTTTTCGCTTCCTACGATGGCCTGACGAAGGAACTCGACAGCTGGCTGCACGATGAATGGCGGACGTTCAAGCCGAAGTGGTCGCAATCGTCTTCGGTGGCTGTAGGCAATGGAATGCTCGCGGGCAGTTGGGCGGCCATTGAAGGTGTGTGGGACGGCATCAGCCTGCTGTCAGACATTCTCAAGGATCCGGCGAGGTTCGCAGAGCGGTTGGGTGAAAGCGTCGCAGAGCTGGAGAGGCTCGCCAAAACCGCACCGGATGTCATGGAAAAAGCCCAGTTGCTAGCCAGTGACGAAGCAGCGCTGTGCCTGCTGGTGCGCTGCGCCAGCCTGTGGTTGGACATGCTGCCACCGAGCGAAATCGCCGGCAAAACCGCCGAAGCGGTGTCGATGGTGGTGGTGCAGCTGTTGATCGACATCCTGATTGGCATCGTCCTGACGTTCGCCGGGGCGGGCGCCGGCATCGCCTATTTGACGATGCGCTTGGCTGATCGAGCCGCGCAGTTACTCAGTGCCGTTCTGCGTCTCGTGAAGGCGATTTTCACGATCATCAATAACTTCATCAGCTACGTCGACCGCTACAAAAAAGTCGCCGCGCGTGGCATCGCGGCGGGCATGAAAAAAGGCCGGATGCAATTGAGCTGGAGCGCACGTCGCAACGCTTCGCTGAAGAAAGACGAACACCACGACGACTCCCCCGATCAAGCGAAAAACCCCAACGGTGACAGCGCCACTTGCGCGCCGTCGACCTGCAAAAATGGCTGCCCGGTATCGATGGTCACCGGTGAAGAACTGCTGACCCTCACCGATGGTTCGCTGGACGGCATCCTGCCGTTTGACTTCACCCGGCTCTATCGCACCAGCGCCGCCGAGATCGACTGCGGCCTGGGTTTTGGCTGGAGCCATTCGCTCGCCCATCGACTGGAAATCGACGGTGATCAGGTCATCTGGATCGACCACGAAAACCGCCGCACCACTTTCCCTATCCCGTCCGCTGAACGCCCGGCGATCCACAACAGCCTCTCGCGCGCCGCGATTTATCTCGGCGCTGCCCCCGAGGAATTGATCCTCGCCCAGGCTGGCGAAGATGCACGTTTTTATCACTTTCATCACGGTCGGCTGACGGCGATCAGCGACGCGTACGACAACCGCCTGCGCCTCACCCGCGACCGCCAGGAACGCATTCAACGCCTCGATAACGGCGCCGGTCGCGCCTTGCTGTTGCGTTATGACCGCGCTCATCTGATCGCCGTCGACTATCAGGTGTTTGTCCCGGCGCAGACCCTCGCCGAGGCCTGGCACACCGAGCAGACGCTGGTCAGTTACCGCTACGACGAATGCGATCAACTGATCGAGGCGAGCAACGCCGCCGGCGAGAGCGAACGCTACGACTACGACGACCAGCACGTGATCCTGCAGCGGCAATTGGCCGGTGGGGCGAGTTTCTTCTGGGAGTGGGAACGGTCTGGCAAGTCGGCCAGATGTGTTCGGCACTGGGCGTCGTTTTCGCAGATGGACACCCGGTACGTCTGGGATGACGAGGGCAGCGTCACCGTCCAGAACATCGACGGCAGCGAAGAGGTTTATGTCCATGACGACCGGGCGCGGCTGGTGCGCAAGGTCGAGCTGGACGGCGGCGAACACCTCAAGGCCTATGACGATCAGGGCCGCTTGCTGGCCGAGCAGGATCCGCTCGGCGCCGTCACTGAATACCGCTATGACGAAGTCGGACGGTTGGTGGCGCTGATTCCGCCGGAAGACGAGCCAACGGCCTACGAATACCGCAACGGTTTCCTGCATGCGCGCTATCGCGGCAACGCGATGTGGAAGTATCAGCGCAACGCGCAGGGGGATGTCACCGAAGCCACCGATCCCGATGGTCAGGTCACCCATTACCACTACGATGCTCAGGGGCGGTTGCTGTCGATCCGTTACCCGGACACCAGCCGGCATGTGTTCGTCTGGAATGCCTTGGGCCAGTTGCTCGAAGAGACCTTGCCCGACGGTGGGCAGCGAAAGTTTTCCTACGATGCGCTGGGGCGGCAGACGACCCGTCAGGACGAACACGGTGCGGTCACCCAGTACCAATGGGACGCCGTTAGCCGACTGGTTCAGACGACGCTTCCTACCGGTGCCACTCGCGCCTTCAGCTACAACGCCTACGGCAAGATCACCGCCGAACGCGATGAACTGGGCCGCGTCACCCGCTACGAATACGCCGACGACCTGCACCTGGTCAGCCGCCGGATCAACCCCGACGGCACCCAACTCAGGTATCGCTACGACAACGCGCAGCTACTGCTCACGGAGATCGAAAACGAATCTGGCGAAACATATCGCCTGGACTACACACCCAACGGATTGATCCGACAGGAAACCGGCTTCGACGGCCGCCGCACCGCGTACGTCTACGATCTCAATGGCCACCTGCTGGAAAAAACCGAGTTCGGCGATGACGGCTCGCAGCGGGTTACGGGGTATCAACGGGACTCGGCCGGACGGTTGCTGACCAAGACCCTGCCCGACGGCATCCAGGTCGACTATCGCTACGACTCGCTGGGCCGACTGACCAGTGTCGACGACGGCCACGACCATCCGCTGGAATTCGAGTACGACCAACAGGATCGCCTGATCACCGAGCACCAAGGCTGGGGCACCTTGCGTTATGGCTACGACGCCTGCGGCCAACTCAACCGCCTGCGTCTGCCGGACGGCAGCAAGCTCGATTACCACCACGCCAAGGGCGGCGCGCTGACGGCCATTGACCTCAACGGCACACGCCTCACCACCCACCAATTCGCCTTCGGCCGCGAACAGCAGCGTCAACAAGGTCAGCTCACCAGCCAATACCACTACGACGAACAAGGCCGGTTACAAGCCCACGCCATCAACCAGCAATCCAGTCCGCTGTACATGCGCCATTACGGGTATGCGGTCAACGGCAACCTGGCAACCATCGCCGACAGCCGTCATGGCCAGCGCAGCTATTACTACGACGCACTCAACCGCCTGACCCGCGTGCGCCACACCCGCGACGACCCACCGGAAACCTTCGCCCACGACCCGGCCGGCAACCTGCTGATGCAGGACCGCCCCGGCGCCGCGAAGGTGCTCGGTAATCGCCTACTCATGCAGGGCGACCGCCACTACGACTACGACGCCTTCGGCAACCTGATCCGCGAACGCCGCGGCACCGCACAGAAACTCGTCACCGAATACCGCTACGACTGCCAGCACCGGCTTATCGGCGTCACCACCCCGGACGGTCGTTGCTCAAGCTACCGCTACGACGCCTTCGGCCGCCGCATCGCCAAAACCGTTGACGGCAAAACTACCGAGTTCTTCTGGCAGGGCGACAACCTCGTCGCTGAAAGTAGCCACGAGCATTACCGCAGCTACGTCTACGAGCCGGGCAGTTTCCGTCCGCTGGCGATGCTCGACGGCAAAGGCCCGCGCAAGGCTTGCCCGTTCTACTACCAACTCGATCACCTCGGTACGCCGCAGGAACTGACAGATTACGGTGGTGAGATCGTTTGGTCGGCGAAGTACAACGCCTATGGCAAGGTCACGCATCTGGCGTTCGGAGGGGGAGAGCAGCTCGATCAGCCGCTGCGTTTTCAGGGGCAATACTTCGACGTCGAAAGCGGCCTGCACTACAACCGGCATCGGTACTATGATCCGGAGGTTGGTCGGTATCTGACGCCGGATCCGGTCAAGTTGGCGGGTGGGCTGAACCAGTATCAATACACCCCGAATCCGACGGGGTGGGTTGATCCGTTGGGGTTGAGCGGGAATTGTCCGCCGCCGAATAAGCCGGAATGTTCCGCGCCGGATGATGTGGGTAAGGCTAAGGTTGATGAGGGGGAGCCTGAGTTACCGAAGCCGAGTGTTGAGGAGATAGCTAAAAAAGAGATTAATAGACTAAACGACAGCCAGGGCATGCATATGGTTGGGAAACATGGTCCAGAGGTTCCAGATACGCCTTTCAAGCAACGGGCAATTGACGGTACGAATCCGATTACTGGTCAACCTCATCGACGAAGGAGAGGAAACCCGAGTTCTAGATTTCATAGTTATACGCTAATGCATAAAGCTTATATTCTTGCAACAACGAGAACGGAAAATGGGCTCCCACGTTTTACAGGAAAGGACAGTGAGGAAAACGATATTGTCAGAATGAGGCTTCCGGGCGCTGGTGAGGGGTATTTCCCCAATCCCCAGTCGCGGGAGAATCCAGAGCTTATTAGATTGGATGGCTTTGAAATGAAATTCGATTCTGATGGCATCCCATTTACGTTATTTCCGATTAAATAG
- a CDS encoding DHA2 family efflux MFS transporter permease subunit: MSRALAAPAQPFNAANMATATKVFAFATMCIGMFIALLDIQIVSASLRDIGGGLSAGTDETAWVQTSYLIAEIIVIPLSGWLSRVFSTRWLFCASAVGFTLASLLCGAAWNIQSMIAFRALQGFLGGSMIPLVFTTAFFFFTGKQRVIAAATIGAVASLAPTLGPEIGGWITDISSWHWLFYINLVPGIFVAVAVPMLVKIDQPELSLLKGADYLSMLFLAVFLGCLEYTLEEGPRWNWFSDSTILSTAWISGLAGLAFIGRTLYVANPIVDLRALKDRNFALGCFFSFVTGIGLFATIYLTPLFLGRVRGYSALDIGLAAFSTGVFQILAIPLYAFLANRVDLRWIMMTGLGLFALSMWDFSPITHDWGAKELMLPQALRGIAQQLAVPPAVTLTLGGLAPARLKHASGLFNLMRNLGGAMGIAACATILNDRTNLHFTRLAENLNSTNEALNQWLSQVGHNFAALGQSGDIGVTASLHQLWLLTYREAQTQTYGDAFLMIMVCFILATAMVPLMHKVQPPAAPSADAH, translated from the coding sequence ATGAGCCGCGCCCTCGCCGCCCCCGCGCAGCCGTTCAACGCCGCCAACATGGCGACGGCGACCAAGGTGTTCGCCTTCGCCACGATGTGCATCGGCATGTTCATTGCGCTGCTGGATATCCAGATCGTCTCGGCGTCGCTGCGTGACATCGGCGGCGGGCTCTCGGCCGGCACCGACGAAACCGCCTGGGTGCAGACCAGTTACCTGATCGCCGAAATCATCGTGATTCCGCTGTCGGGCTGGTTGTCCCGGGTGTTCTCGACCCGTTGGTTGTTTTGCGCTTCGGCGGTGGGCTTCACTTTAGCCAGCCTGCTCTGCGGCGCGGCCTGGAACATCCAGAGCATGATCGCCTTCCGCGCCCTGCAAGGGTTTCTCGGTGGTTCGATGATTCCGTTGGTGTTTACCACGGCGTTCTTTTTCTTCACCGGCAAACAACGGGTAATCGCCGCCGCGACCATTGGTGCCGTGGCCTCGCTGGCACCGACGCTGGGGCCGGAAATCGGTGGCTGGATCACCGACATTTCGTCCTGGCACTGGCTGTTCTACATCAACCTGGTGCCGGGGATTTTCGTTGCCGTGGCGGTGCCGATGCTGGTGAAAATCGACCAGCCGGAATTGTCGCTGCTCAAAGGTGCCGACTACCTGAGCATGCTGTTCCTGGCAGTGTTTCTCGGTTGCCTGGAATACACCCTCGAAGAAGGCCCACGCTGGAACTGGTTCAGCGATAGCACGATTCTGAGCACCGCCTGGATCAGCGGCCTGGCTGGATTAGCCTTCATTGGTCGCACCCTGTACGTGGCCAACCCGATCGTCGATTTGCGTGCCTTGAAGGACCGCAACTTCGCCCTCGGCTGTTTCTTTTCGTTCGTCACGGGGATCGGCCTGTTCGCGACGATTTACCTCACGCCATTGTTTCTCGGGCGCGTGCGCGGTTACAGCGCGCTGGACATTGGCCTCGCGGCTTTTTCCACAGGGGTGTTCCAGATTCTGGCGATTCCGCTGTACGCCTTTTTGGCCAACCGCGTCGACCTGCGCTGGATCATGATGACCGGCCTTGGGCTGTTCGCCTTGTCGATGTGGGATTTCAGCCCGATCACCCACGACTGGGGGGCCAAAGAACTGATGCTGCCGCAAGCCTTGCGCGGGATCGCGCAACAACTGGCAGTGCCGCCTGCAGTGACCCTGACCCTCGGCGGGTTGGCACCGGCACGGCTCAAACATGCGTCGGGGTTGTTCAACCTGATGCGCAACCTCGGCGGCGCGATGGGTATCGCTGCGTGCGCCACGATCCTCAATGACCGCACCAACCTGCACTTCACCCGGTTGGCGGAGAACCTCAACAGCACCAACGAAGCACTCAATCAGTGGCTGTCCCAGGTCGGCCATAACTTTGCCGCCCTCGGCCAAAGCGGTGACATCGGCGTCACCGCCAGCCTGCATCAGCTGTGGCTGCTGACCTACCGCGAAGCGCAGACGCAAACCTACGGTGACGCGTTCCTGATGATCATGGTCTGCTTCATCCTCGCCACGGCGATGGTGCCCTTGATGCACAAGGTACAACCACCGGCCGCGCCGAGTGCTGATGCTCATTAA